The following proteins come from a genomic window of Bacteroidota bacterium:
- a CDS encoding riboflavin synthase — protein MFTGLIEELGTVVDRIISGTSQCLKIKAECVFLEEGRQSESEPKILQNGLKIGDSIAVNGVCLTAERVTPPFFEVTCVRETLEKTTLGSLTIGTRINLERAATPITRLGGHLVTGHVDGIARVLEIREMNGSWEFLFGLPPGAERYVVPMGSIAIDGISLTVAAIQQRTVKIAIIPHTFRHTNIQNLKTGDEVNVELDQISKMVERLIGGRVTTSE, from the coding sequence ATGTTCACTGGCCTCATTGAAGAACTCGGCACAGTCGTTGACCGAATCATATCAGGGACGTCACAATGTCTAAAAATAAAGGCAGAATGCGTATTCCTGGAAGAGGGGCGGCAGAGTGAGTCTGAACCCAAAATCCTGCAAAATGGACTCAAAATCGGCGATTCCATTGCCGTAAATGGGGTGTGCTTGACTGCGGAACGCGTCACACCGCCCTTTTTTGAGGTCACTTGTGTACGGGAGACGCTGGAAAAGACGACCCTGGGTTCTTTGACAATAGGTACGAGGATCAATCTCGAACGTGCTGCGACTCCGATCACGAGACTTGGCGGCCACTTGGTCACCGGTCACGTTGATGGCATTGCCCGCGTGCTCGAAATCCGCGAGATGAATGGCAGTTGGGAATTCCTGTTCGGACTTCCTCCCGGCGCCGAACGCTACGTCGTCCCGATGGGCTCGATCGCCATCGACGGCATCAGCCTGACTGTCGCCGCGATTCAACAGCGGACTGTCAAGATCGCTATTATTCCTCATACCTTTCGTCATACGAACATCCAGAATTTGAAAACTGGTGACGAGGTGAACGTGGAACTCGACCAAATTTCGAAAATGGTCGAGCGGCTGATCGGTGGACGAGTAACAACGAGCGAGTAG
- a CDS encoding Rrf2 family transcriptional regulator, whose product MLRLSKRVEYGLVALQHLARRGGVSTVREMADVNGISYDLLAKIMQDLKRDGMICSYQGVRGGYTLMLAPQEITLTRVVNALEQENSITSCTSTSDGESCPREPVCTIKGPMHLLQGTMEQALNSVTLAKLL is encoded by the coding sequence ATGCTCAGACTATCAAAACGGGTCGAATATGGACTTGTCGCGCTGCAACATCTTGCGCGGCGTGGCGGAGTTTCCACGGTCCGCGAGATGGCGGACGTGAATGGGATCTCCTATGACTTGCTGGCCAAGATCATGCAAGATCTGAAGCGAGATGGGATGATTTGCTCGTACCAGGGCGTACGGGGCGGATATACTCTCATGCTCGCGCCGCAAGAGATCACGCTCACGCGCGTCGTGAACGCGCTCGAGCAGGAGAACTCGATAACCTCCTGTACCTCGACGTCAGATGGTGAGAGTTGTCCTCGGGAGCCTGTTTGCACGATCAAGGGTCCGATGCACTTGTTGCAAGGGACGATGGAGCAGGCGCTAAACTCCGTCACGCTCGCAAAATTATTGTAG